The Deinococcus depolymerans genome contains the following window.
TCGCCGCCCATGTACTTGTGGAAGTGCGGCGTGTCACCCCAGGGTTGCAGGTTCAGACCCGTCACGCGGCCCGAGCGGGCGAAGCGGTCGGGGAAGATCTGGTAGAACACCGCGTCCGCCACCCAGTCGGGCGTGATGGGATGCGTGTCGCGGGAATGGTCGGGGCGCTGCGGATTCATCTCTGCGGCAGCATAGCGGGGATTGACTGGCAGTCCCCTGACAGCGGCGTGGTCCGCGGTCAGGATGCAGGGGTCCGCTCTGCCCAGTCCCGCAGGAAGGTCCGCGCCCCGTCCGGCGTGGTCACCTCGCCCAGCGCGGCCGCCTCGGCCAGGGCGCGCGCCGCCATGCCCACGCGCGGCCCCGGCGGGACGCCCAGCAGCGCCATGATCTCCTGCCCGTCCAGCAGCGGTGGCGGGGGCGTGGGCTGCTCCTCCAGCGCCGCCAGCACCCGCTCGAAGCCCCGCGCGTACGCCCGCCGGGACGCCTCGCTGCTCGACGGGCCGCGCGCCGCCTCCCGGTCCGCCAGCATCAGGGACAGCAGGTCCGGCAGCAGCTCCCGCCGCCGGTGCACGAAGCGCCGCGCCTCCCGCTCCGTCGCCGGGAGGGGCAGCATGTGCGCCCCCACCAGCGCCGACACCCGCCGCACATCGTCCCCCGGCAGTTTCAGGCGGGTCAGGATCCCGGCACTCAGCTCGGCCCCCACCCGCTCGTGCCCGTGAAACGACACGCGGCCCGTCACGGGGTCCACGGCGCGCGTGCGGGCCTTGCCCACATCGTGCAGCAGCGCCGCCCAGCGCAGCGTCAGCGGCGCGTCCGCTTGCCGCGCCAGCAACTGATGCAGCGCCTCCAGACTGTGCCCGAACACGTCCAGGTGATGAAAGCCTCCCTGCGCCACCCCCAGCCCCTCACGCAATTCCGG
Protein-coding sequences here:
- a CDS encoding HD domain-containing protein, with translation MFGRRAPLPDFPPGALLVGGAARDWLRGVPAKDFDWAVPDPAGAARGLARVSGGAAFPLDVERGYWRVSAPGGVQHDLVPLPIDVTADLLRRDFTVNALGVWADGRVLDPAGGRADLRSRRLRMVSRENLRADPLRAWRAARFEGTLGFRLEVGTEAAVREVAVDLGAGRLPMPAWERVRDELHALLGSPDAARGVARLEDLGLLVLTVPELREGLGVAQGGFHHLDVFGHSLEALHQLLARQADAPLTLRWAALLHDVGKARTRAVDPVTGRVSFHGHERVGAELSAGILTRLKLPGDDVRRVSALVGAHMLPLPATEREARRFVHRRRELLPDLLSLMLADREAARGPSSSEASRRAYARGFERVLAALEEQPTPPPPLLDGQEIMALLGVPPGPRVGMAARALAEAAALGEVTTPDGARTFLRDWAERTPAS